A single genomic interval of Spinacia oleracea cultivar Varoflay chromosome 6, BTI_SOV_V1, whole genome shotgun sequence harbors:
- the LOC110788075 gene encoding uncharacterized protein: MVEEGEREGQSAIESDETIPLLNPKPNSTTTELHEITPTTTTIEEETSTQQNRRSVRTKVPEIELHVYRQGKGPIAVSKSSLGGWDQDQLEVRDILEEYGFKSIYAFNPNDGGRAVPIRFHPKTGRSFLPYKDGSVICIDGEPKDSLINPVTRIIVGVALLTILIAIVVTESPAWAEKFNMKGWRIPPWLLTCAIIVFTRMRKRTHDFFKNRGWC, encoded by the exons ATGGTGGAGGAGGGAGAAAGAGAAGGTCAATCAGCAATTGAGTCCGATGAAACCATTCCTCTTCTCAATCCAAAACCCAACTCCACAACCACAGAACTACATGAAATCACccctacaacaacaacaattgaagaAGAAACATCAACCCAACAAAACCGGAGATCGGTGCGAACAAAGGTGCCGGAGATAGAGCTCCATGTTTATCGGCAAGGAAAGGGTCCGATCGCGGTGTCAAAATCAAGCCTTGGTGGTTGGGATCAAGACCAGCTAGAAGTTCGAGATATACTGGAGGAGTACGGATTTAAGAGTATATACGCTTTTAATCCTAATGATGGTGGTCGTGCTGTTCCTATTCGATTTCATCCTAAGACTGGCCGATCTTTTCTTCCATATAAGGATGGTTCTGTTATTTGCATCGATGGCGAACCCAAG GACTCCTTGATCAATCCTGTTACGAGGATCATCGTTGGTGTGGCCCTTTTAACAATCTTAATAGCTATTGTGGTGACTGAATCACCAGCCTGGGCAGAAAAATTTAACATGAAGGGTTGGAGAATCCCTCCCTGGCTTCTTACCTGTGCTATCATTGTCTTTACTCGCATGAGGAAGAGAACGCATGACTTTTTCAAGAATCGTGGTTGGTGTTAA